One segment of Thermodesulfovibrio sp. 3907-1M DNA contains the following:
- a CDS encoding ribose-phosphate pyrophosphokinase, producing the protein MPDGIKLITGNANPELAKKVSDYLQIPLTETIVSTFSDGEIMVQIKENVRGSDAFVIQSTCTPVNHNIMELLLMIDALKRASAGRITAVIPYYGYARQDRKAQPRVPISAKLVANLITVAGASRVLSIDLHAGQIQGFFDIPVDHLLATPVILDYLKKNNLLNNIIVVSPDAGGTERARAFAKKINAPLAIIDKRRDAPNVSKVMHVIGDVKDKDALIIDDMIDTGGTLVQAAEALKEKGAKRVFAACTHAVLSGAAIERLNNSVLEEVIVTDTIPVHDKKDKCSKIKVLTVAHLLGEAIKRIHEETSISSLFV; encoded by the coding sequence ATGCCTGATGGTATTAAGTTAATAACTGGAAATGCAAATCCTGAACTTGCTAAAAAGGTTAGTGATTATTTACAAATTCCTTTAACTGAAACCATTGTTAGCACTTTCAGTGATGGTGAAATAATGGTTCAAATCAAGGAAAATGTGAGGGGTTCTGATGCCTTTGTTATTCAGTCCACCTGCACACCTGTAAATCACAACATCATGGAGCTACTTTTAATGATTGATGCATTAAAAAGAGCTTCTGCTGGAAGAATTACAGCGGTTATTCCATATTACGGCTACGCAAGACAGGACAGAAAAGCTCAGCCAAGAGTTCCCATATCAGCAAAACTTGTTGCAAACCTTATTACAGTTGCTGGAGCAAGCAGAGTTTTATCCATTGATTTACACGCTGGTCAGATTCAGGGATTTTTTGATATTCCTGTGGATCATCTTTTAGCTACGCCTGTAATCCTTGATTATTTAAAGAAAAACAATCTTCTAAACAATATCATTGTTGTCTCACCTGATGCAGGTGGAACAGAAAGAGCAAGAGCCTTTGCTAAAAAGATTAACGCACCTCTGGCAATAATAGACAAAAGGCGTGATGCTCCAAATGTCTCAAAGGTAATGCATGTAATAGGAGATGTAAAAGATAAAGATGCTTTAATAATTGATGATATGATTGATACAGGTGGAACATTGGTTCAGGCTGCGGAAGCATTAAAAGAAAAAGGTGCAAAAAGAGTCTTTGCTGCATGCACTCATGCAGTGCTTTCAGGTGCTGCAATTGAGAGACTTAATAATTCAGTGCTTGAAGAAGTTATAGTTACAGACACAATTCCTGTTCATGACAAAAAAGATAAGTGCTCAAAAATAAAAGTTCTCACTGTTGCTCATCTTTTAGGTGAAGCGATAAAAAGAATACATGAAGAAACTTCTATAAGTTCACTATTTGTGTAA
- a CDS encoding 50S ribosomal protein L25: MERFVLNAEKRERTGKGVARQLRNKGIIPCVVYKGGYSVPVQIRAKEILPFMNIATREKLFVTLKLNGEEKQAILQDYQIDPVSGKLLHVDFLEVSATEKIRVTVPVVLVGEPIGVKQDKGVLQHGISEIEIEAIPEKIPGHIEVDVSNLKVWDAIHVRDIKFEEGIKVISDPDEVIATITLEEEEIEAAAPVEETPEPEVIKKGKKAEEEEEK; this comes from the coding sequence ATGGAAAGATTTGTTCTAAATGCAGAAAAAAGAGAAAGGACAGGAAAGGGAGTAGCAAGACAGTTAAGGAATAAAGGTATAATTCCCTGCGTTGTTTATAAAGGAGGGTATTCTGTTCCTGTCCAGATAAGGGCAAAAGAGATTCTTCCATTTATGAACATTGCCACAAGAGAAAAATTATTCGTTACTCTTAAACTGAATGGAGAAGAAAAACAGGCAATACTTCAGGACTATCAGATTGATCCAGTTAGTGGAAAACTTTTACATGTTGATTTTTTGGAAGTAAGTGCCACTGAGAAAATCAGAGTTACTGTTCCTGTTGTTCTTGTTGGTGAACCAATAGGAGTTAAACAGGACAAAGGTGTGCTTCAACACGGAATTTCAGAAATTGAAATTGAGGCAATTCCTGAGAAGATACCAGGTCATATTGAAGTTGATGTCTCTAACTTAAAAGTATGGGATGCAATACATGTTAGAGATATCAAGTTTGAAGAGGGAATAAAAGTTATTTCAGATCCAGATGAAGTTATTGCTACAATTACATTAGAAGAGGAAGAAATAGAAGCAGCTGCGCCTGTAGAAGAAACACCTGAACCTGAAGTTATAAAGAAGGGCAAGAAAGCTGAAGAAGAGGAAGAAAAATAA